The Mercurialis annua linkage group LG7, ddMerAnnu1.2, whole genome shotgun sequence genome includes the window aaaatcacttAGATAAGGCGTAGTATTTTCTTCCAtcttctctcttctctctcttttctctctcaaaTAGATTACGTACCCTAACTgttaagagttttttttatttttcgcttCAGCTACCGttaatggtttatttttgtctttatcGATTGTCATGATAAACTATGTAGCTCACCAAACGtttctcaaattacagaaaatgTCATTAAACAaacttttcttacaaaatggtcactgaactatactttttattacaaaagggttcaccaATATAAAACGTACCATTTTCATGCAAAAACGCaatatttttgcttacgtggcaagtcaaaattacaaaaaggaatatagttcagtgacctttttgtaataaaaggtatagcctatgacttttttataattcacaAAAAATTTAGTGTTCTTTTCTTTACAATAgaaacatttttataataaaaggtataatttACTGATCATTTTATAAGGAaaatttattaatgatatatctgtaatttgagaaaagtttagtgatctacagagtttaatatccgcggtagtcatttcttttttattgctttagaatACAATAAATAGCCGACTTCTTTTCATCTTTTTGCTTTTATTGGTAAATCTACCGACAAgccgcatcaatttcaatatatatacaaatcaaaAATCAGAGATAGATAAATAcctttcaagattgaagatgaaatcgtttatcggttatattagtttttttatatctttattacagcgattgtctttttttttacaaaagttttACTGTTCTTTTTCtatgaaaggtttgtttgtCTTTCTTTTATGAAGAACATGTGAATTTTCTGTTAAACAGAGAAGAATTGAGTCTTATTATGATAGAgcagttatataatttttatttttatttttattttgtaaagcgATCTGCAAATTAAGATTTTATATCTTGTTACATGTCAGGTAattagaaacggttatactCTTTCTAAATTCTTACACttataattgtttgattttaatgtaaaattatttgattGTGAAAAAAACCATAAAAGTGACAAAAATATTCAGAATCATAAAGCTTTtgcataaaaagtgcaatttggctattattacaacgaagaaaaaaaattgactatcattataaaaattggaagtttgaattaaattaaaacaaaacttaaaagtttgaattttttttactcaTAAGGGCTCTTcaaaaattttagtttaaatttatctttGGTCAATATTACCAACTCCAACAATCCTCTAATTTTAACTCTTTTAGAATCAATCCATGATCACTTCCaattttaagtaagtttttattcttttatatatatatatatatatatatatatattttatttgtataaattaattataatttatgtatttatataataattatattaaattgaatttttaggtCATCTAAATTGATTTTGCTatggaaaattgaaaaattaattagactaaaacaaagtaatttttttaattattattattttattttgttgatgattaaatttattgtaatgataattaaatttattttattgataattaatgaattttgttatttggatttttttgtctatattttaaaaattaacttgatAATAACTAATCAACATGTATCAGTTTAGATTATGGATAAATTTATTGTTAGGACACCGAAAAGTGTCAACCCCTTTTATGATAAAGAAGATAATTTGGACATAATTTTGTGACAAACAAAGGAcgtattaaatttgattatatatatatatatatatatatatatatatatatatatatatatatatatatatataattgtggATCATGTATAACAGATTTCGATTgatgaatataaaataaatgttagAGATAAGTGAGACTGCATATATGTGTTTAAAGGATCTTGTCAACCGAAATGCCATAAATTTCCTCCCGaagaaatttataaatcaaaaaaaaaaattcaaaatatttggtTGAGTGACTAAATGTGATTGGGGTATAGTGTACCATCGATTTGATTTGAGCGATCGCAACAAATGTATGATCTATTATaatatttactattattttttatcacaaaaaattttatacaaataaataatctatatttttattaattatatataatttagtcTGAGCTAAAAAGGATTTTTAATTCCACCAACTTAACTACCCAATAGATAATtgtaaatataaatcaatttagttatttcataacatctaaaatttaaaaatctaactatcaaaattataataatatttaataaataaaacaataccAAGTAAGgaaagtttaaataaaataatcatatatacataataaacattattttattttaattgcaaACCCAAAACAAGAGAGAGCAAAACATAATTGAACATAACATAGTAGTTAAGAAGGCGATTGATGGAGCAAAGGAGATGGAGATTGAGAGTTAAAGAGGCTCTATTGCATGTTTCTCGAAGTGGAAGCTGTAATAATTGATACCAGTGTAAATACCATCAATATGGTTAGTAGTTATGAAGTTTCCATTAGTAGAGCTCCTGTCTCGCTGAGTGTAAGAGAAAGGAACGCTACAAGTCCCTCTTGTTGATATAAAATGAACCCTGGCCCGGCTTTTAGGCGGCACAACAACTTTATACGCCGCTTCTGCTTTTCGGGTTTCCTCCGTCGTTCTGTTCCACTCAAATGATGTAGTTACCTCGGTAGAAACTGTAATCTCTCCTTCAGCAATGCGTGGGATCCCAGTTCCGATGGTGGTTGTTACTCCAGTCGATATCGATAAACTATTGCTAAACGTATACGACGATGTATCTTCATAACCGATTGTAATAGTTGAAGTAGCTTCTTTTTCGGATTCATTAATAGGAAAACCAATGCTTGCTATTGAAGCTTGCTCGTCGTAGATTCGGGCGTCTTCCATGCGAAATCGAACATTAAATATACTTCTGTCTAGAACAAGCTCTTCAACTGTTAATCTTGCTTCTCTTGTAATATTGTTCACTGCAGCATTGAGACAATTGGGGTTTCCTTCGGCTGTAAGAAGACTGGAGAATCTATTATTACCTGCATTGCGAAGTGTTCTCATTATAACTTTTACCCGCCAAAAATGACAGTAATACTACTACGACATTTTATATTGTTGTTTTATACATTAGCATTAAAGAAATTATTATtgcttatattttgaaaaatgagaacgatttaaaaatttcattgcttataaaattattagggtttaaaatattttgaagttAATAAACTATAGACATTTTACATTTAAGTTATAACCAACATTTTATTTGTTACATTTTgataatcaaatttttattttttgttactcatccgtttcagaaaaaaaaattcttatacaacattgaaaaaaaaatttttGTTACTCATCCGTTTcaggaaaaaaaattcttatacaacattgaaaaaaaaaattgctaaccAACTTTACCATGTAAGAATGCCACATACGAATGCCATATAGGCAAAAAGACAGAAAAAAACGAAGTATTAAGCTATAAGCGACAtagttaataaaataatttcccTAATATTGTCTATGTGGCCTACACGTGCAAGTAAGTTGGCGTGGAAAAATTAGGTTAGCGGGTATTTTTCCGTTGCCACGTAATAAGTAAAATTTTGCCAgaagtatttaaataattttttgttgtaAGTTAGATGGAGGGTGCATTGGCCCCCTTGAAATAAAACCACACACATATAATATATTGTGTTCTAATTAGCAATGGGTTAGATAGAAGGTTTTATTATGTATTTGTTCAATATTCTTAAAAGAAATGTATTTGTTCAATTAAAAACTCTGTTTGTGCCTtgcataattatatttataattttaatacttttttcaTCTAATAAAAACCACACTCACATAATAAGAAAATTACCATATAATGTGTTTATCTATTTGTTgttaacaaaaacataaaatttgttttaattgtaaataattttttaatatattctaTAATATACAATTACTTTTACATAAGAGAAAAATTCTATAATTTCAAAGCTTTGATTTCTTAAAATCAAGTAAATATAAATTCAACTGTCTTTaacaatttattctaaaaaaaaattaaacttaaattttttacacAAAGAAAATTATTTCTCATTCTTAAGTTTTATATGTGAAACAATATAAAGTTAtccaaaagaaaataataataataataacacttattttaatttgcatattttttagtataatctttttcatttgaatatgACAcgactttataaaaaaaataacgagTGTTAGAGAgagatttaaaaaatgtattcaACAATCCAGAACTACATCCTAATTCATATGATTTGATAGCTCCGATTCATATAGTTATATTAAAAGGTTTTCATGTCAACGTCCTCAGTATAAATGTTTGCAAAAGACAAATAGggcttaaaaaataatttttttacattttaatttgataaatatcaTAATTAGTTAAAGTAtagtaatataaaaaatacagtaatataatatgttttatgttagtttattaattttttaaaataatatatttattattttagatatttttttaaagtatatatattatggatttttatttttatggttttaatttCGACCCccctgaagaaaaaaaatttgtaTCCGTCATTTGTTGTAACGAAAATAAAGTTCGGTTATCAACAtgcaaaaaatgaaatatttgttACCGAAATATAAAAGGTCTATGATTTGTTAACCGCAACATATTTTAATCCAAACTAGtaagaaattttgaaaattattagtttaaaatatgttttagcAAATTATAGTGATGTTGTAGTGCAAAACTGTTTTTACCTGCATTGTGAAGAGCAATGGCGTTGTCACTAACTTTAACCGGCCAAAACAAAGTGTTAATGTCTGTGCCACTGTTATCTGTTGAATCTGACCATATCCAATTCGGAATTCGTCTCCAAATTGACCCACAAAATCAGACCTCACACGAATATGTCCATCGGGATGGAGCAGTATGATCTCATAGCCCGGTCTCTCGTTGTTAGGATCCTCGGATGAGAATTGATTGAAGTTGTTTCTATTCATCATGCCCACCACATGTTGAAGATACATGTCATTGAAGCCTTTGAATGCTACATGTCTAGACAGTCCACATAATGTATCCCAATCAACAAAAGTGAAAGTCATTTGATTAGCTAAACTATGCGGAACAGTGGCATCCTCCACAAAA containing:
- the LOC126657697 gene encoding uncharacterized protein LOC126657697 isoform X2; amino-acid sequence: MTFTFVDWDTLCGLSRHVAFKGFNDMYLQHVVGMMNRNNFNQFSSEDPNNERPGYEIILLHPDGHIRVRSDFVGQFGDEFRIGYGQIQQITVAQTLTLCFGRLKLVTTPLLFTMQVIIDSPVFLQPKETPIVSMLQ
- the LOC126657697 gene encoding uncharacterized protein LOC126657697 isoform X1, whose translation is MEDARIYDEQASIASIGFPINESEKEATSTITIGYEDTSSYTFSNSLSISTGVTTTIGTGIPRIAEGEITVSTEVTTSFEWNRTTEETRKAEAAYKVVVPPKSRARVHFISTRGTCSVPFSYTQRDRSSTNGNFITTNHIDGIYTGINYYSFHFEKHAIEPL